From one Micromonospora siamensis genomic stretch:
- a CDS encoding Uma2 family endonuclease — MTAAVFDSHDGPWTEEEYLALGETPQRVELFDGSLHVTPAPTPRHQNISGELRSVLRTPAREAGLHVLEGVNVRLKPGRIPIPDLVVTGPIDFDELNIEAGDVRLVCEILSPSNSATDKVLKMHYYAAAGIEWYLLIEQDNGALHLYRCKDGQYHEHSVTRVGEILELTEPVKVTIRPEELLP; from the coding sequence ATGACCGCGGCGGTGTTCGACAGCCATGACGGCCCGTGGACCGAAGAGGAGTACCTCGCCCTCGGCGAGACGCCGCAACGCGTCGAACTCTTCGACGGGAGCCTGCACGTGACCCCTGCCCCCACCCCACGCCACCAGAACATCTCCGGCGAGCTGCGATCAGTGCTGCGCACGCCGGCCCGTGAGGCCGGACTGCACGTACTCGAAGGGGTGAACGTGCGGCTCAAGCCCGGCCGGATCCCCATCCCGGATCTCGTCGTCACCGGGCCGATCGACTTCGACGAACTCAACATCGAGGCCGGCGACGTGCGGCTGGTCTGCGAGATCCTCTCCCCGAGCAACTCGGCCACCGACAAGGTGCTGAAGATGCACTACTACGCCGCCGCGGGTATCGAGTGGTACCTGCTGATCGAGCAGGACAACGGCGCTCTGCACCTCTACCGCTGCAAGGACGGCCAGTACCACGAACACTCGGTGACCAGGGTCGGCGAGATCCTGGAGCTGACCGAGCCAGTGAAGGTGACGATCCGGCCGGAGGAGTTGCTGCCCTGA
- a CDS encoding class I SAM-dependent methyltransferase has product MPGIEDHHRVRRSYDTVAGTYRERIGDELDGKPLDRALLAALVEEAGPEPVVVDLGCGPGHMAAWLAVQGVRAVGVDLSPAMVATGRAAYPGVEFREGDLLALPAGDGEFDAAVALYSVIHLAADELRPAFTEMRRVLRPDGTLLPAGPPSDMTGNPLPAPVDGG; this is encoded by the coding sequence ATGCCGGGCATCGAGGACCATCACCGGGTACGCCGCAGCTACGACACGGTCGCCGGGACCTACCGGGAGCGCATCGGCGACGAACTGGACGGCAAGCCGCTGGACCGGGCGCTGCTCGCCGCGCTGGTCGAGGAGGCCGGGCCCGAGCCGGTCGTCGTCGACCTGGGCTGCGGGCCGGGCCACATGGCGGCGTGGCTGGCCGTTCAGGGGGTACGCGCCGTCGGCGTCGACCTCTCCCCCGCGATGGTGGCCACCGGGCGGGCGGCGTACCCGGGGGTGGAGTTCCGGGAGGGCGACCTGCTGGCGCTGCCGGCGGGGGACGGCGAGTTCGACGCGGCGGTGGCGCTGTACTCGGTGATCCACCTGGCGGCGGACGAGCTGCGGCCGGCGTTCACCGAGATGCGCCGGGTGCTGCGGCCCGACGGAACGCTGCTACCTGCTGGCCCGCCGTCCGACATGACCGGAAATCCGTTGCCCGCACCCGTCGACGGCGGTTGA
- a CDS encoding TldD/PmbA family protein yields the protein MSGFDAATAAVQAALDAGARYADARVMHRRYESMSARNGAIEELTQHESIGLGVRALVGSSWGFHAVPELSDAAARAAGRQAAAIATASARVPGPPIDLVPTRAVTASWASECAVDPLGVPLSDKGDLLVRATATMREHGADLAEGLYQVWDTAKWFVSSEGHRIDQRIRECGGGISATSIGERETQRRSYPSYRGQYGTTGWELVDSLDLTAHAARIAEESRALLTAPECPAGETDLILGGEQLALQIHESVGHAIELDRILGWEAAFAGTSWLDLAQLGSLRYGSELMNVTIDPTIPGALGSFGFDDEGSPAVARDAVREGRWVGVLAGRDSAAVAGLDYGGSVRADGWARLPMVRMTNVGLEPGPHTLDEIVAATDDGVLMDLNRSWSIDDKRLNFQFGCEIGWEIKNGRRGRMLRNPTYTGIGPLFWRSMDMLSSEIVPWGTPNCGKGQPGQIGHTGHPAAPARFRNVRVGVRA from the coding sequence ATGAGCGGGTTCGACGCGGCCACCGCCGCCGTCCAGGCCGCTCTCGACGCCGGCGCGCGCTACGCGGACGCCCGGGTGATGCACCGCCGCTACGAGTCGATGTCGGCGCGCAACGGCGCGATCGAGGAGCTGACCCAGCACGAGAGCATCGGGCTGGGGGTGCGGGCGCTGGTCGGGTCGAGCTGGGGGTTCCACGCCGTGCCGGAGCTCTCCGACGCCGCCGCCCGCGCCGCCGGGCGGCAGGCCGCGGCGATCGCCACCGCCAGCGCCCGGGTGCCCGGCCCGCCGATCGACCTGGTGCCGACCCGGGCGGTCACCGCGAGCTGGGCGTCGGAGTGCGCGGTCGACCCGCTCGGGGTGCCGCTGTCCGACAAGGGCGACCTGCTGGTCCGGGCCACCGCGACGATGCGCGAGCACGGCGCCGACCTGGCCGAGGGGCTCTACCAGGTCTGGGACACGGCCAAGTGGTTCGTCTCCAGCGAGGGGCACCGGATCGACCAGCGGATCCGCGAGTGCGGCGGCGGCATCTCCGCCACCTCGATCGGCGAGCGCGAGACCCAGCGCCGGTCATATCCCAGCTATCGCGGCCAGTACGGCACCACCGGCTGGGAGCTGGTCGACTCGCTCGACCTGACCGCGCACGCCGCCCGGATCGCCGAGGAGTCCCGGGCCCTGCTGACCGCGCCCGAATGCCCGGCCGGCGAGACGGACCTGATCCTCGGCGGCGAGCAGCTCGCCCTCCAGATCCACGAGTCGGTCGGGCACGCCATCGAGCTGGACCGGATCCTCGGCTGGGAGGCGGCCTTCGCCGGCACGTCCTGGCTGGACCTGGCCCAGCTCGGCTCGCTGCGGTACGGCTCCGAGCTGATGAACGTCACGATCGACCCGACCATCCCGGGTGCGCTCGGCAGCTTCGGCTTCGACGACGAGGGCTCCCCCGCCGTGGCCCGGGACGCGGTCCGCGAGGGGCGGTGGGTGGGGGTGCTCGCCGGCCGGGACTCGGCCGCCGTCGCCGGCCTCGACTACGGCGGCAGCGTACGCGCCGACGGCTGGGCCCGGCTGCCGATGGTGCGGATGACCAACGTGGGCCTGGAGCCCGGCCCGCACACCCTCGACGAGATCGTCGCCGCGACCGACGACGGGGTGCTGATGGATCTCAACCGCTCCTGGTCGATCGACGACAAGCGGCTCAACTTCCAGTTCGGCTGCGAGATCGGCTGGGAGATCAAGAACGGCCGGCGGGGGCGGATGCTGCGCAACCCGACGTACACCGGCATCGGCCCGCTCTTCTGGCGCTCGATGGACATGCTCTCCTCGGAGATCGTCCCGTGGGGCACGCCGAACTGCGGCAAGGGCCAGCCCGGCCAGATCGGGCACACCGGCCACCCGGCCGCGCCGGCCCGCTTCCGTAACGTCCGAGTGGGGGTGCGCGCGTGA
- a CDS encoding class I SAM-dependent methyltransferase codes for MSVFDDPALFGRLWAARYDSTDNPDPTAAVEFLAGLADGGPVLELAIGTGRVALPLAERGLAVEGIEASEEMVAVLRGKPGGDRIPVVIGDMADVPVDGSYPLVFLVFNTLFNLTGAGRQADCFRNVARVLAPGGAFVIETFVPDAASFDRDEQVQIREVTEDSATIRLHQYDRAAQTFVRQTITFDRDGVHLKPFAMRYAWPEQIDELAGRAGLHLTERYADWDRSPFTAESRSHISVYRPRD; via the coding sequence GTGTCGGTCTTCGATGATCCCGCCCTGTTCGGCCGGCTCTGGGCCGCCAGGTACGACTCGACCGACAATCCGGACCCGACGGCGGCCGTGGAGTTCCTGGCCGGTCTCGCCGACGGTGGCCCGGTCCTGGAGTTGGCGATCGGCACCGGGCGGGTGGCGCTGCCGCTGGCCGAGCGCGGCCTGGCCGTCGAGGGGATCGAGGCGTCCGAGGAGATGGTGGCCGTGCTGCGCGGCAAGCCGGGCGGCGACCGGATCCCGGTGGTGATCGGCGACATGGCGGACGTGCCGGTGGACGGGTCGTACCCGCTGGTGTTCCTGGTCTTCAACACGTTGTTCAACCTGACCGGCGCGGGGCGGCAGGCGGACTGCTTCCGCAACGTGGCGCGGGTGCTCGCGCCGGGCGGCGCGTTCGTCATCGAGACCTTCGTGCCGGACGCGGCGAGCTTCGACCGGGACGAGCAGGTGCAGATCCGCGAGGTCACCGAGGACTCGGCGACGATCCGGTTGCACCAGTACGACCGGGCCGCGCAGACCTTCGTCCGGCAGACCATCACCTTCGACCGTGACGGCGTACACCTGAAGCCCTTCGCCATGCGGTACGCCTGGCCGGAGCAGATCGACGAGTTGGCCGGGCGGGCCGGCCTGCACCTCACCGAGCGGTACGCCGACTGGGACCGCTCGCCGTTCACCGCCGAGAGCCGGTCGCACATCTCCGTCTACCGGCCA
- a CDS encoding succinate dehydrogenase/fumarate reductase iron-sulfur subunit, translating into MGSKRQFRIWRGDESGGDLQDYTVEVNEGEVVLDVIHRLQATEAPDLACRWNCKAGKCGSCSMEINGKPRLSCMTRMSTFEEAETVTVTPLRTFPVIRDLVTDVSFNYEKARETPAFAPPADLAPGEYRMQQVDVERSQEFRKCIECFLCQNVCHVIRDHDENKQAFSGPRFFIRAAELDMHPLDAKTDRKEYAQAEQGLGFCNITKCCTEVCPEHIKITDNGIIPMKERVVDRRYDPLVWLGSKIFRRGQVPQTSVNSGQHSGAATASAAHRGVHSHAGGSHDARAERQAQQGVNWHREVPHPTAPAVDDNGKLPLTELTFDRAAAPSPFGDDVTFPLPPEHLNFAHPQQDEKH; encoded by the coding sequence ATGGGCAGCAAGAGGCAGTTCCGGATCTGGCGGGGCGACGAGTCCGGCGGCGACCTGCAGGACTACACGGTCGAGGTGAACGAGGGCGAGGTGGTCCTCGACGTCATTCACCGGCTCCAGGCCACCGAGGCCCCGGACCTCGCCTGCCGGTGGAACTGCAAGGCGGGCAAGTGCGGCTCCTGCTCGATGGAGATCAACGGCAAGCCGCGGCTGAGCTGCATGACCCGGATGTCGACCTTCGAGGAGGCGGAGACGGTCACGGTGACCCCGCTGCGGACCTTCCCGGTCATCCGCGACCTGGTCACCGACGTCTCCTTCAACTACGAGAAGGCGCGGGAGACGCCGGCGTTCGCGCCCCCGGCCGACCTGGCTCCGGGCGAGTACCGGATGCAGCAGGTCGACGTGGAGCGCTCGCAGGAGTTCCGCAAGTGCATCGAGTGCTTCCTGTGCCAGAACGTCTGCCACGTGATCCGCGACCACGACGAGAACAAGCAGGCGTTCTCGGGCCCGCGGTTCTTCATCCGCGCCGCCGAGCTGGACATGCACCCGCTGGACGCGAAGACCGACCGCAAGGAGTACGCGCAGGCCGAGCAGGGTCTGGGCTTCTGCAACATCACCAAGTGCTGCACCGAGGTCTGCCCGGAGCACATCAAGATCACCGACAACGGGATCATCCCCATGAAGGAACGGGTCGTCGACCGCAGGTACGATCCCCTCGTGTGGCTTGGTAGCAAGATCTTCCGGAGGGGTCAGGTGCCTCAGACCAGCGTGAACAGCGGGCAGCACAGCGGCGCCGCGACCGCCAGCGCGGCCCACCGCGGCGTGCACTCGCACGCGGGCGGTTCGCACGACGCCCGGGCCGAGCGCCAGGCGCAGCAGGGCGTGAACTGGCACCGGGAGGTGCCGCACCCGACGGCACCGGCGGTGGACGACAACGGCAAGCTGCCGCTGACGGAGCTGACCTTCGACCGGGCGGCGGCCCCGTCGCCGTTCGGCGACGACGTCACCTTCCCGCTGCCGCCCGAGCACCTCAACTTCGCTCACCCGCAGCAGGACGAAAAGCACTGA
- a CDS encoding PH domain-containing protein — MANATYDRKEQFQQIQSGLLDGERIIAVYDAVGTGTGFIGLTDRRVIIQDRSFVGKKYAITSIPYSKITSVSVVSNKSWGGSFFSTGAIAIHVGTHTYEVEFRGAEKSHHVHNVILHYIS; from the coding sequence ATGGCCAACGCGACGTACGACCGCAAGGAGCAGTTCCAGCAGATCCAGAGCGGCCTGCTCGACGGGGAACGGATCATCGCCGTCTACGACGCCGTCGGGACGGGCACCGGGTTCATCGGCCTGACCGACCGGCGCGTGATCATCCAGGACCGCTCGTTCGTCGGCAAGAAGTACGCGATCACCAGCATCCCGTACTCGAAGATCACCAGCGTGAGCGTGGTGAGCAACAAGTCGTGGGGCGGGTCGTTCTTCTCCACCGGCGCGATCGCCATCCACGTCGGCACCCACACCTACGAGGTGGAGTTCCGGGGGGCCGAGAAGAGCCACCACGTGCACAACGTCATCCTGCACTACATCTCGTGA
- a CDS encoding (deoxy)nucleoside triphosphate pyrophosphohydrolase, producing the protein MRTERANGNGQADRRDLKVVVGAAIIADGRVLACARSAPPEVAGRWEFPGGKVEPGETETAALTRECAEELAVRVQVGERVGRDVRMAHGRSVLRVYAARLLHGDQPRLLEHSALRWLSVDELDSVDWLPADVPIVPALRELLTGG; encoded by the coding sequence GTGCGGACCGAACGGGCTAACGGGAATGGGCAGGCCGACCGACGGGACCTGAAGGTCGTGGTCGGGGCGGCGATCATCGCGGACGGGCGGGTGCTCGCCTGCGCCCGATCCGCGCCGCCCGAGGTGGCCGGCCGGTGGGAGTTCCCCGGCGGCAAGGTCGAGCCTGGTGAGACGGAGACCGCCGCGCTGACCCGCGAGTGCGCCGAGGAGCTCGCCGTACGCGTGCAGGTCGGTGAGCGGGTCGGCCGGGACGTCCGGATGGCGCACGGCCGTTCCGTGCTGCGCGTCTACGCCGCCCGGCTGCTGCACGGCGACCAACCCAGGCTGCTGGAACACTCGGCCCTGCGCTGGCTCTCGGTCGACGAACTGGACAGCGTCGACTGGCTCCCCGCCGACGTGCCGATCGTGCCCGCGCTGCGCGAACTGCTCACCGGCGGCTGA
- a CDS encoding 4a-hydroxytetrahydrobiopterin dehydratase, which translates to MRALFNGRTKHDYLTDALTLLTGWTREGEQIRRTLVIDDTQHAALTERVKVVADALRLRPEISRRADHTQIRVGHGDGVPLTEGEVLLAARIEDAYRAVTGA; encoded by the coding sequence ATGCGCGCGCTCTTCAACGGCCGAACGAAGCACGACTACCTCACCGACGCGTTGACCCTGCTGACCGGCTGGACGCGCGAGGGCGAGCAGATCCGCCGCACCCTGGTCATCGACGACACCCAGCACGCGGCCCTGACCGAGCGGGTCAAGGTGGTCGCGGACGCGCTGCGCCTGCGGCCGGAGATCAGCCGACGCGCCGACCACACCCAGATCCGGGTCGGTCACGGTGACGGCGTGCCGCTCACCGAGGGCGAGGTCCTGCTGGCCGCCCGCATCGAGGACGCGTACCGCGCCGTCACGGGCGCCTGA
- a CDS encoding fumarate reductase/succinate dehydrogenase flavoprotein subunit: MTETRIERHHYDVVVIGAGGAGLRAAIEARLAGKRTAIISKSLFGKAHTVMAEGGAAAAMGNVNSRDNWQVHFRDTMRGGKFLNNFRMAELHAKESPQRIWELETYGALFDRTSDGKISQRNFGGHEYPRLAHVGDRTGLELIRTLQQKIVSLQQEDKRDHGDYEARIKVFSETTITELLLDGDRIAGAFGYYRESGEFVLFEAPAVVLATGGVGRSYKVTSNSWEYTGDGHALALRAGGTLINMEFLQFHPTGMVWPPSVKGILVTESVRGDGGVLKNSDGKRFMFDYVPDVFRKQYAETEEEADRWYTDPDNNRRPPELLPRDEVARAINTEVKEGRGTPAGGVYLDIASRKSAEEIRRRLPSMYHQFKELADVDITKEPMEVGPTCHYVMGGVEVDPDSGAAFGTVRGLFAAGEVSGGMHGSNRLGGNSLSDLLVFGKRAGGHAASYADGLTARPKLAVAAVEAAVETALAPLQRDTGESPYVLQQDLQAVMGDLVGIIRREGELVDALSRLAELRERVAKVSASGGRRYNPGWHLALDLRNMLVVSECTAKAALERQESRGGHTREDFPAMDPKWRRVNLVCALEGDTVRLTHKPLPKMRPELINLFDRAELGKYLTDEELAEFDALAKEAGN, from the coding sequence ATGACTGAGACACGAATCGAACGACACCACTACGACGTCGTCGTGATCGGGGCCGGCGGCGCCGGCCTGCGCGCGGCGATCGAGGCCCGGCTGGCGGGCAAGCGCACCGCGATCATCTCCAAGTCGCTGTTCGGCAAGGCGCACACGGTGATGGCCGAGGGCGGCGCCGCCGCGGCGATGGGGAACGTGAACAGCCGGGACAACTGGCAGGTGCACTTCCGGGACACCATGCGCGGCGGCAAGTTCCTGAACAACTTCCGGATGGCCGAGCTGCACGCGAAGGAGTCGCCGCAGCGGATCTGGGAGCTGGAGACGTACGGCGCGCTCTTCGACCGCACCTCCGACGGCAAGATCTCGCAGCGCAACTTCGGTGGCCACGAGTACCCGCGGCTGGCGCACGTCGGCGACCGGACCGGCCTGGAGCTGATCCGTACCCTCCAGCAGAAGATCGTCTCCCTCCAGCAGGAGGACAAGCGCGACCACGGCGACTACGAGGCCCGGATCAAGGTCTTCTCGGAGACCACGATCACCGAGCTGCTGCTCGACGGGGACCGGATCGCCGGCGCGTTCGGCTACTACCGGGAGTCCGGCGAGTTCGTCCTCTTCGAAGCGCCCGCGGTGGTGCTGGCGACCGGCGGCGTCGGGCGCTCCTACAAGGTCACCTCGAACTCGTGGGAGTACACCGGAGACGGGCACGCGTTGGCGCTGCGGGCCGGCGGCACGCTGATCAACATGGAGTTCCTCCAGTTCCACCCGACCGGCATGGTCTGGCCGCCGTCGGTGAAGGGCATCCTGGTCACCGAGTCGGTCCGCGGTGACGGCGGCGTGCTGAAGAACTCCGACGGCAAGCGGTTCATGTTCGACTACGTCCCCGACGTCTTCCGCAAGCAGTACGCGGAGACCGAGGAGGAGGCGGACCGCTGGTACACCGACCCGGACAACAACCGGCGTCCGCCGGAGCTGCTTCCCCGCGACGAGGTCGCCCGGGCGATCAACACCGAGGTCAAGGAAGGCCGGGGTACGCCCGCCGGTGGCGTCTACCTGGACATCGCCTCCCGCAAGTCGGCCGAGGAGATCCGTCGCCGCCTGCCGTCGATGTACCACCAGTTCAAGGAGCTGGCCGACGTCGACATCACCAAGGAGCCGATGGAGGTCGGCCCGACCTGCCACTACGTGATGGGTGGCGTGGAGGTCGACCCGGACAGCGGCGCGGCGTTCGGGACGGTACGCGGGCTCTTCGCCGCCGGTGAGGTCTCCGGCGGCATGCACGGCTCCAACCGGCTCGGCGGCAACTCCCTGTCCGACCTGCTGGTCTTCGGCAAGCGGGCCGGCGGCCACGCAGCCTCGTACGCCGACGGGCTGACCGCCCGGCCGAAGCTGGCGGTGGCCGCGGTCGAGGCCGCGGTGGAGACGGCGCTGGCGCCGTTGCAGCGGGACACCGGCGAGAGCCCGTACGTCCTCCAGCAGGACCTCCAGGCGGTCATGGGAGATCTGGTCGGCATCATCCGCCGGGAGGGCGAGCTGGTGGACGCGCTGTCCCGGCTGGCCGAGCTGCGGGAGCGGGTGGCGAAGGTCAGCGCGTCCGGTGGCCGGCGCTACAACCCGGGCTGGCACCTGGCGCTGGACCTGCGCAACATGCTGGTGGTCTCGGAGTGCACCGCGAAGGCCGCCCTGGAGCGGCAGGAGTCGCGGGGCGGGCACACCCGGGAGGACTTCCCGGCGATGGACCCGAAGTGGCGTCGGGTCAACCTGGTCTGCGCTCTGGAGGGCGACACGGTCCGGCTGACGCACAAGCCGCTGCCGAAGATGCGCCCCGAGCTGATCAATCTCTTCGACCGGGCGGAGCTGGGCAAGTACCTGACGGACGAGGAGCTCGCCGAGTTCGACGCCCTCGCGAAGGAGGCGGGTAACTGA
- a CDS encoding TldD/PmbA family protein → MTDTEAAIAGRVVELVRRLAGPGAQAEVGVTRRHLALTRFANSFIHQNVDEVAVSVRLRLHVDGRTATGGGSLVDPDGLTALVERTLAAARLCPPDESWPGLLAPTPVPAAPAWDDATGHAAPDDRAERVRAFVAAAGGLETAGYCRTSATIEAFANSAGHLATGRSAAAAMDGIARAGGADGVARLAVDRLADLDGAALGGRAAAKARAAGDPVELPPGRYEVVFEPAAVADLLQNLSWYGFNGKRYAERQSFAEPGTAQFDPAVTLVDDPLHGSHVPFDSEGTARRALTLVDGGVTRALAYDRRSAAETGTESTGHGMPGAATFGPVPHNLRLLPAPDGGAASGGAAAGDPSGGAATSGTESAAVAGAVADPETAALVAGMTRGLLVSDLWYTRVLDPKSLVITGLTRNGVWLVEDGVPVRAVRDFRFTEAYPRALGPGAVLALGTRAVRLPDRDDGVWWEAPPVRLASWNFTGGASG, encoded by the coding sequence GTGACCGACACCGAAGCCGCGATCGCCGGCCGGGTGGTGGAGCTGGTCCGCCGCCTCGCCGGGCCGGGCGCGCAGGCCGAGGTCGGGGTGACCCGGCGGCATCTGGCGCTCACCCGGTTCGCCAACTCCTTCATCCACCAGAACGTCGACGAGGTGGCCGTGTCGGTACGGCTGCGGCTGCACGTCGACGGGCGGACGGCCACCGGCGGTGGCAGCCTGGTCGACCCGGACGGCCTGACCGCGCTGGTCGAGCGGACCCTCGCGGCGGCCCGGCTCTGCCCACCCGACGAGAGCTGGCCGGGGCTGCTCGCACCCACCCCGGTCCCCGCCGCTCCCGCCTGGGACGACGCCACCGGGCACGCCGCCCCCGACGACCGCGCCGAGCGCGTCCGGGCTTTCGTAGCCGCGGCCGGCGGCCTGGAGACGGCCGGCTACTGCCGCACCTCCGCCACGATCGAGGCGTTCGCCAACTCGGCCGGGCACCTGGCGACCGGGCGGTCGGCCGCGGCGGCCATGGACGGCATCGCCCGGGCCGGCGGGGCGGACGGGGTGGCCCGGCTCGCCGTCGACCGGCTGGCCGACCTGGACGGCGCGGCGCTGGGCGGCCGGGCCGCCGCGAAGGCACGCGCCGCCGGCGACCCGGTCGAGCTGCCCCCGGGGCGCTACGAGGTGGTCTTCGAGCCCGCCGCCGTCGCCGACCTGCTGCAGAACCTCTCCTGGTACGGCTTCAACGGCAAGCGGTACGCCGAGCGGCAGTCCTTCGCCGAGCCGGGCACGGCACAGTTCGACCCGGCGGTGACCCTGGTCGACGATCCGCTGCACGGCTCCCACGTGCCGTTCGACTCCGAGGGCACCGCCCGCCGGGCGCTGACCCTGGTCGACGGCGGCGTCACCCGCGCCCTGGCGTACGACCGGCGCAGCGCCGCCGAGACGGGCACCGAGTCCACCGGCCACGGCATGCCCGGGGCCGCCACCTTCGGACCGGTCCCGCACAACCTGCGCCTGCTCCCGGCGCCGGACGGCGGGGCAGCGAGCGGCGGAGCAGCGGCCGGCGACCCGAGCGGCGGCGCGGCAACGAGCGGCACCGAATCGGCTGCGGTGGCCGGCGCGGTGGCCGATCCGGAAACCGCCGCGCTGGTGGCCGGGATGACGCGGGGGCTGCTGGTCAGCGACCTCTGGTACACCCGGGTGCTGGATCCGAAGAGCCTGGTGATCACCGGACTGACCCGCAACGGGGTGTGGCTGGTGGAGGACGGGGTGCCGGTGCGGGCGGTACGCGACTTCCGGTTCACCGAGGCGTACCCGCGCGCGTTGGGGCCCGGCGCGGTGCTCGCCCTGGGCACCCGGGCGGTACGCCTGCCCGACCGGGACGACGGTGTCTGGTGGGAGGCGCCACCGGTGCGGTTGGCCTCCTGGAACTTCACCGGCGGCGCCTCCGGCTGA